Genomic DNA from Nitrospirota bacterium:
ATACCGCCGCTGTCTGAACGCAAGGACGATATTCCCCTCCTCTCCTACTACTTCCTGAAGAAATACGCGGTCATCATGAAGAAGGACGTGAACGACATCTCCCAGGACGTGATCGGCCTCCTCCTGGGGTACGATTTCCCGGGGAACGTGCGGGAGCTCGAGAACATCATCGAACGCGGCGTGGCCCTTGCCACGGGGAATGCCATCGAGCTCGCTCACCTGCCCGAGGACCTGCGGGAACTGAACATCAGGACCTTCCGCAAGAAGGAGGGCAAGATCCCCTCGCTGGAAGAGCAGGAGACGGCCTACATCAAGTGGGTGCTGAACGAGGTCGGCGGGAACAAGACGCTGGCATCCCAGATCCTGGGCATCGACCGCGTGTCGCTCTGGAGAAAGCTCAAGAAGTACGGGCTGGAGCCGGAATAAGGGCCGGAAAAAGTCGTTGATTTTCCCCCGGACCAATGGTATCGTGCTTCTGCCTTCGGGAATGAAGGCGGGAATTGACAGGATGATGAAAGCAAAGTCGCCGGCATTCGATAAAATACTGCTGTTCCTTGTTATCCCGCTGGCCGTGGTGCTGGGGCTCAAGTACCTGAAGCAGTATGTTTACCTGTCCTTTACCCTGCTGTCATTGAAATTTGTCTGGGTCATCCTTATCGTACTGGCCTTTCTGACGCTGATCAAGAAACGGACGTAAACCTTGGCGTCCGGATCGAAGAACCAAAGGAGGATTTCATGGGAAGAGGTCTGTTCCAACCGATGCATCTGCTGCTCATTCTGGTCATCGTCCTGATCATTTTCGGCCCCGGCAGGCTGCCGGAGATCGGCGCGGGGCTCGGGAAGAGCATACGCGGATTCAAGAAGGCCATGTCCGAGAAGGACGAGGACAAGGTTGAGGCGAAAAAGGAAGAACCAAAGCCGTAAAACCGGGCTTCCCGCCCTGAACACCTGAGCAGGCCGGACCCGTTGTTTGAGGGACCGGCCTGCTTTTTTCGCCTCCGCCAAGGTCATTTCTTTTCCACCATCACCTCGAAATAATTCTGCCTCGCCGTCACGAGCAGCACCTGGTGCCCCTCGTCCTTGAGGCTCCGCGTCACGTTCACGATCGGCTCACCGTCGTCGAGGTGGAACTCGATCGTTTCGCCGCTGCTGATCTTCTCCATGGCGAGCTTGGCCTTCACGAAGTTCATGGGGCAGCAGACCCCCCTCAGGTCCAGGAAGTTCTTTCTGGCTCTGGTCTGGCCCGCGCCCGGAACCGGGGCCTGCTCCACCGTCTCTTTTTCCAAAAAGATTTCCCGGAATGCCTTGTCCACGCCGATCCTGTCGAGCCCGTGGCCGAAGCGCTCTTTTTTCCGGCCATTCACAAGGAAAAAATCGAAGGCCCGTCTGACAGAGGTCAACAAATCCTCCTTCGATTCGATCAGCACCCGGGCGCGCGTGCCGAGCCGCGGCTTCGCTCCCATGGTCCCGCCGAGGTACAGCGTGTATCCCGTCTTCTTCGCCTTCCACGCCGATTTCGGGCAGTTCCTGATGCAGAGCCCGCAAAGCATGCATTTCTCCGCATCGAGTATGAACGCCTTGTCCTTTTCCCCGATCGCCTGTGCCGGACAGATATTGACGCAGAGCCTGCATGAGATGCAAGCCTCCTTGTCCCACTCGGGCAATACGCCGCCCATGATCCCCACATCGTTCTCGATCGGCTTGGAGCAGTTATTCGGGCAGCCGGAGATGCCGATCTTGAACTTGTGGGGCGCCTGCTGACGGAAATACAGCGCATCGAGCTCCGCGGCAAGCTCCCTGGTCTCGATGATGCCTGAGGTGCAGGTGGCGCTTCCCGGGCAGGCCACGATCCCCCTTCCCCGCGGGCCGCACACGCCGAGCACGATGCCGCCCTGCTCGAGCTCTTCCCGGGCGGACAAGAGGTCGTCGAACGGGATGTTGTGGATCTCGACTGCCTGACGCGTGGTCAGATGGACCCTGCCCTTGCCGAACTTGCGCGCCACGTCCGCGACAACACCCAGCTCCTCTGCTGTCATGTCCCCGGCCACGGTCCTGAGTCGGATGAGGAACGTGTCCTTCTGTTTCTGCGCGATGATGCCCACGCGCTTCAGTTCGTCGATATTGACCCTGGATAGGGTTCCCGTTTCTGATTCATTCATCTCCTGCGTCTCCTTTTCATGTGTCATCCCCGGTGGTTCCGTATCGGGGCTGATTGTATAAAACTGCCTGCGAAGACAGGAAGCAAGAAAAAGGGTCGGGAGAAACTTGCTCCCTGCCTTCGCGATCTTTACGGGGTTGATATAGCAACCAGTGTGCCAGGATGGCTGCCCGATGGACAATAAAGCATGACGACGCTGAAACAGGCATCGTATGCAACAGGATCGTCTCCAAATGCCTGTTTTCATTCGGCGGCCGCCTGCGTCACGGAAAAGACAAAGTCAGAATGCAATCCGTCACCTCCCACCAGGCCGGGCGCGTAGGCGCGACGTTCTTATCCATGATTGATTATTTTTTATATTTATTGTATATTTTTTATACTACGCGGAGGAATCATGGACAGGACCCTGCTTTTGACCAAGGACAACTCGCTCGCAAAGGAACTCGCCGATATCCTTCCCAAGGGCGGCAAGCCGGCTGTTGCCAAGATGCAGAAGGCCGAAGGCGCCACGGTCTTTTTCGATCTCGATTCCATGGATATGCAGCTCATCCGGGAATACAGCCGGAAGACATTCGTGGTCGGCGTGACGCGGCAGGAGCGGACGGGCCCGGTCATGGAGGCCGCCACGTGGGGCGCTTATGAGATCATGCGGCGCCCTCTCAAAAAGGAGCGCGTCGAGCGCCTCTTGCGCGAGCTGCGGGAGCTGAGGCGCGAGATGGCCGATGCCATGACGATCTCGAAGGACCTGATCGCTCCGGCGGCAACCTGCGTGATCGTCGGCCGGTCGACCCTGGTCATGAGCCTCTGCGAGAAGGTCGCGCGCATCGCCCAGGTCGAAGTGCCGGTGCTCGTGACCGGAGAGACCGGCACGGGCAAGGAGCTCGTTGCCGAGGCCATTGCCCAGCTCTCCTCCCGCTTCGGCAAGCCCTTCGTGATCATCAATTCAGCCGCCGTTCCCGAGACCCTGCTCGAATCGGAGCTTTTCGGGTTCGAGCGGGGGGCCTTCACCGGCGCCTTTGCATCAAAGGAAGGCATGCTCAGGACCGCGGACAACGGATGCGTGTTCTTCGACGAGGTGGGAGAGCTGCCGCTCGCGCTCCAGGGCAAGCTGCTCCGCTTCCTCCAGACCCAGGCGTTCTATCCCGTGGGCAGCACGAAGGAAGTGCAGGTGAACGTGCGCGTCATCTCGGCGACCAACCGGGACCTCGCGGCCATGGTGCGGGAGGGAAAGTTCCGGGAGGACCTGTACCACCGCCTGCGCGTCGCCACGATCCACGTCCCCCCCCTGCGCGAGCGCAAGAAGGACATCGTGCCGCTCGTCCAGTGCCTCTTCTACCGCCACGCCCATACCGCACAAAAACCGCTCAAAGGAGTCACCACTGCCTTCCTCGACAGGCTCATGGACTACGATTGGCCGGGCAATATCCGCGAGCTCGAGAACACCCTGCGCTCGGCGATCGCCATGTGCAAGACCGAGTATCTGACCACGCAGGACCTGAAGGACCTTGGCGCCGATTCGACGAGACCGGCGACCGACGCACTGAATGCCATGGCTACCGTCCTCATTCCCTATGTCAAGAACGCGCTCGAGAAGAAGGAGAAGAACATCTACGAGAAGGTCCATGCGGAGGTGGACCGGCATGTGTTCGAGTATCTCCTCTCCCACACCCGGGAGAACCAGTCCGAGGCCGCGCGGCTCCTCGGCATCAACCGTCTGACGCTCAGGAAGAAGCTGGGATTGCAGAAGTAGTCATGCGTTCAGGTGACCCCCGGTCAGCCTGCGTACAAGACCGAGGCAGAGCGGGTCGAGAGAGGGCCATGACGACGGCTCAAGCAAGGCAATACGTCAGTTCAACAAGCGTGGCCCGGCTACAAACTGAAGTGAGATCCAATAATTGCCTTTGCCGAAAATATGATATTATAAGGGAAAGTTCTCGTCGTTAAGGAGGAGTACACATGCCACGTAATCTGAAATTGATGGTCCTGGCTGTGCTCATCGCTATCACCTATCCATCGTGGGGAGCCGCATCCGAAGATGCGCAGTTGACCCGCGACGAAGTCACGGTCATCAAGCGAAAACTGATGGCTGTTTCGGAAGCGCTCGGGCAGCCCCCGGCCGGCTACGCCAAGGAGGATGAATCCTTCAACCTGCCGACGGAAACCTCGAAGATGGAGAAAACCGGGACATTTTACCCGCTTCATGCATCCGCTCATTTCAGATTCGGCAGTGGCGCGGGAAAAAAAGCCAGGAAATCCCAGAAAGAGATGGAGGCTGAATACAAAAAAAGAATGATGGAGGCCCAGGCAAAGGGCGATTTCCAGGAAATGTCGAAAATAGCCCTGGAGATGCAGCAAAAAGCGGGGCAAGCGCAGATGGAAGCCGAGAATGCGGAAAAAGAGCCGATCGAGATCTCCCTCCAATTCAACAGCAACCCCGGTCAGGCCATCGATCCTGATGCTGTCGTCTTCGAGAAGCCCGGAGTGATAGCGCTCAAGTTTAAAACAAGCGGAGATGAAGAGAAAGTCCGCATTGCCGTATATTGCGACCCGGTGCACCTGAAAGATACGAAAACGCTGTCCCGCGTGGACTTGTCTGACAAACAGAACAAGGGGGTAACGAATAAGACCACGGTCCAGAATGCAACCATAGAGCTGACCGGACCAACAGCGGTCGCAGAGGT
This window encodes:
- the tatA gene encoding twin-arginine translocase TatA/TatE family subunit is translated as MGRGLFQPMHLLLILVIVLIIFGPGRLPEIGAGLGKSIRGFKKAMSEKDEDKVEAKKEEPKP
- a CDS encoding sulfurtransferase TusA family protein produces the protein MNESETGTLSRVNIDELKRVGIIAQKQKDTFLIRLRTVAGDMTAEELGVVADVARKFGKGRVHLTTRQAVEIHNIPFDDLLSAREELEQGGIVLGVCGPRGRGIVACPGSATCTSGIIETRELAAELDALYFRQQAPHKFKIGISGCPNNCSKPIENDVGIMGGVLPEWDKEACISCRLCVNICPAQAIGEKDKAFILDAEKCMLCGLCIRNCPKSAWKAKKTGYTLYLGGTMGAKPRLGTRARVLIESKEDLLTSVRRAFDFFLVNGRKKERFGHGLDRIGVDKAFREIFLEKETVEQAPVPGAGQTRARKNFLDLRGVCCPMNFVKAKLAMEKISSGETIEFHLDDGEPIVNVTRSLKDEGHQVLLVTARQNYFEVMVEKK
- a CDS encoding sigma-54 dependent transcriptional regulator; amino-acid sequence: MDRTLLLTKDNSLAKELADILPKGGKPAVAKMQKAEGATVFFDLDSMDMQLIREYSRKTFVVGVTRQERTGPVMEAATWGAYEIMRRPLKKERVERLLRELRELRREMADAMTISKDLIAPAATCVIVGRSTLVMSLCEKVARIAQVEVPVLVTGETGTGKELVAEAIAQLSSRFGKPFVIINSAAVPETLLESELFGFERGAFTGAFASKEGMLRTADNGCVFFDEVGELPLALQGKLLRFLQTQAFYPVGSTKEVQVNVRVISATNRDLAAMVREGKFREDLYHRLRVATIHVPPLRERKKDIVPLVQCLFYRHAHTAQKPLKGVTTAFLDRLMDYDWPGNIRELENTLRSAIAMCKTEYLTTQDLKDLGADSTRPATDALNAMATVLIPYVKNALEKKEKNIYEKVHAEVDRHVFEYLLSHTRENQSEAARLLGINRLTLRKKLGLQK